ataagccATGTAGAACCGCAAgacggaaaaattaaaaatgaattcaatgttttcaatgaatattaatgctcatatattaataatcagtaattaaaaataaaataaatatagactatatagtttggatagaggatttcaaaataaccatcaaaataaattcttagaGACCAAGaaataatcttcaaattttgtgaaaagtgacaagaattaatcgaactttggaAAAAAACAAGAAGTCATGTAGAACCTCAAGGCGGAAAAAGTAGGAATGAATTCAATGTtttcaatgaatattaatgCAAGAATAAGCCATGTAGAACAACAAGACGGAAAAATTAAGAATGAATTCAATGTTTTCAATGAAAATTAATGCtcatatattaataatcattaattaaaaataaaataaatatagactatatagtttggatagatgatttcaaaataaccatcaaaataaattcttagagatcaagatataattttcaaattttgtgaaaaatgacAAGAATTAATCGAACGTAGGGAAAAAAACAAGAAGTCATGTAGAACCGCAAGACGGAAAAAATAGGAATGAATTAATGTtttcaatgaatattaatgctcttatattaataataagtaattagttataattatttaagataagCAAAAAAATTACAAGTTAACACATATAAGAATACAACTTATTAAGCTAGATAAAGAAGGGCAtacatgaaaattgtgaataaTAAGTAATTAGTTATAGTTATTTAAGATAAACAAAGAAATTACAAGTTGACCCATATAAGAATACAACTTGTTAAGCTAGATAAAGAAGGATATATAGGGAAATTCACAATTGGaagttgtatatttatatgtaagtaGATTATTGCATGCTATATCCATACATTATACTCTTAGTCATTCCTGCCTAGGAAAAGTGAGTTTGGAACTTGTTTTCTTCCCACATCTGTTCTAATACTCAATTAAACTGCGTTTTTTTAATTGAGATAAATTACTCGCACCGTAAATTTTGAAATGCAAATTGGAATATTTCAAATCTCTGTTTCTGACAGCGAGGAAAAAGTAAGAATGCAAAAGAATTCTAACATGCAAGAGCATTTAGGACTTTGCGATTAACAGGTGTGCGATTTTTATTAGTTCCCAGATCCAATAAACCAATCAAGATCACATAAGAATTTGGAGCAATTCTTAGGATGAAATATAATAAGTTCGTGCAAATGAGGAAATTGTAGTTGATTTTGTAGGGAAAAACACAATCTTGTTCATGCACTAAACTTTTAttatacaacaaaaaaaattgtttttggtTGGATAGAAATATAAATTCTTGATCTAAATgttatctgtatacacaacaATTGGGCTCCTGACGTTATGAACGCCATCAGACCACTCCAATGATGCAGACAACACTGTCTTATCACGTATCTTCCCACTAATACTCACGGAAAACGATTGCTTTTGGTTCAGTGCGGAAAATTTAAGGATGCTAGGATTCACGGTGATGTTATAATATGATCTTTTACTGATAATTGCCTTGTATGTCGAATTTGCGGATCCTTTATTAGTAACCGTTCTGTTGAATTTTGCTGTGAATGGTGTAGTCTTTTTACTTCCACTGGCTGTAACTTTAAAAGCCATTGCAGGGTAGTTCAGATCGCCGGTTGTTGAATTCTTGCCTGGACATTGGACAcgtactccaaatattttactaaggGTTGACTCGTCATAGCCGGAGCCGCATAGGAATTTGACATAATCATCAGTTAAAATCTCGTAGATGAGACCAGGATTAGCAGCTTTGACTGGATCGATATGGCCTGTTCCGTAAGATAATTCAGCCATTGGATCCTTTTTGGCATTCATTCTCCATGCTACAAGGAAAAAACACATTTAGCATATGAAGCAATGATGCATATctacaatctttaaatttcttaTGATGAAAACTTGAATTACCCGTTGTCATGAGAGCTGATTTGATCGCAGAAGGTGACCAATCGGGGTGAAATGATCTAACATAGGCAGCTGCACCGGTGACATGAGGGCAAGACATCGATGTCCcagataatatattatatttcacgGATCGCTTATCTTCGGGGTAAACTGAAGGTGAACTCACAGGTGAATATGCTGCTATGATTTCAACTCCAGGGGCTGTTACATCTGGCTGTGTAtatgcaaatattatattactacgtcatcatatacatattcttAAATGTAGTAGTAACTATATTTTGTTCCCTATGTACCTTCAAGATATTTGGAAAAAGGACGCTTGGGCCTCTAGAAGAAAATGAAGCAACCGAAGGGGCATCAAGATTTTTCACTACTTCACTCTTGAGTATGTCCAGGGTATGATTTCTGCATTAAAGATTggttaatataaaaattaaatctcGATATACTCGAGTTTCGgtattataattaatgttgGATTTTTACTTCGTGGCATTGAAGTATCTTAGCAAGTCACTGAAGCGAGGTATACTTAGACCAGAAGCTGGAAATGGAACGACAGATGCAATATCTGGAAACTTTTGAGACTGCACGACCGAACCGACTGCTCCAGCCCTGTTGACTTCTTGCATGCCACTGTATTCGCTGCAAAGTACGACCTTGCCTTTTACTTCATTTCTATCTAAACAGTCAATACGACAGATCctgaaattttcaaacaaaaaaaaaataatgctaTGTATAAATTTTGGTATAACAATGGTgagaatttcaaatttcaagaaTTGAACTAACTGAACACTCTCTCCTACGCATTGACTGCTCGCCACTTCATCACCATATGCTAAGGGAAATTTATGCCCTTTCAAGTCGAAAGGATTGACCGATTTTCCCTGTAGGATATTGCATAATTTGATCAAAACGTGAGCCTAAAGATTTATTAATGAACAATATATTTTCGGGAAAATGCATACCGTAATTATAGTTCCATTCCCAAGAACAACTTTGGTGATGATACCCCTATCAGTAGTGCTAGCTGCAGCCGTGAAAATCCATGGAACGGTGCTTGAAACCTTTGATTGAGACCCACCGTTCCCTGCTGATTGTACAACTAAAATGCCCTTTTGGAAAGCATGAAGTGACCCAATCGCAACCACATCATCTTCCAATCCAACTGGCTGAGTGCCTCCAAGAGAGACGGTTATGATATCAACTCCATCAGCTATGGCGTCGTCGAAAGCAGCTAATATATCTTCAGATGCGCATCCTAAGTCGGGGTAGCAAACTTTATATGCGGCGATTCTTGCTGATGGTACCCCTCCTCTCGCGGTACCGTCAGCGAAGCCATAAAAACTGGTACCTTTTACATAGTTTCCAGCTGCTATCGATGCTGTATGAGATCCGTGGCCTTCTATATCCCTCGTCGTCTTATAACTTGGCACCATAAGAGGAGGGGCATAGAAGCGGGCTCCGATTATTTTGCTGCATACGGAAAATGcaatattaaaatttcatgaacaaGCTTGAAATGACGGTGAGAAAGGTATTTTTACTTATTGCAAGTGAAGTTTTCTCCTCCTTTACACGCTCCTTTCCATTTCCTTGGAGGATGGCTGAAGCCCTTGTCGCTAAAACTCTCTGATTCTGGCCATATTCCGGTGTCAATGACTCCAATGATGGTGTCGCTCTCGACCGTGGGATTTCGATGAACTTTTTCAGGGAATCCCATGAAATCCCATGATCTTGTTGTTTGTGTTCGAAAAGTCCTACTTGGAAAAATTGATACTACTTCTTCTTTCCCTGTATTTCAATTTAAGTCATTGCAAAAACTTCCAAGTTACTGGTTTTTTCCCTCTTTTGAAGACATACCAATGGGAAATAGAAAGCAAAACATGTGAATATGGAGACTATAGAAGTTTACTTGCTAACTTTTCCCGCTCTTCATGTGTGAGATAGGCAGCAAATCCATTGAAACTCCTCGTATAACTTCTGACCAATGATCGATCTAGGAACCTTCAGGAAACACAAGGAAATCACAAGATGATATGCATGCACAAAAAGTTCGATCCATTTTCTTGAAACCTCATGTCTGTAAATTAAATTTGTGTTAATCGTGTTCATGATACCTGGTGTCCACAACTTCTTGAAGCATGTTCAAGTGGTCCGTCGAATATGATTGTTCCTTTTCACCATGATTTCCCATGTACACTATATAAACCTTCCTTTGTTGGTCCGAAGCGCGACAACAGATCATCCGACCCAAAACACACAGAGCAAGTAAAAGGTAGGAAAGTATGAGAGAATGCATCCGAGCCATTGTTGGATGACTGACGAATGAAACAAAGGCGAGTGAATGTGTCTTTTGTTTTAGCCATTTGACGTCCTTAAATAGTGTGAAATTTCATTTAAGAATTATATTTGAAGGGTTGATTTCTATTATTGATCGAGATTTGTGCATTAATCGAAGTAAATCCTTGTTTTGGATTTCATATATTATCAAACTTTTAATCCGTTTTCCTCAAAATAAAATTGCTGATTTTGGGGTCAATTTTCATGATGAccgattattaattataaatttcaaagtCGTTATCCAA
The DNA window shown above is from Primulina huaijiensis isolate GDHJ02 chromosome 12, ASM1229523v2, whole genome shotgun sequence and carries:
- the LOC140990383 gene encoding subtilisin-like protease SBT4.13, whose translation is MARMHSLILSYLLLALCVLGRMICCRASDQQRKVYIVYMGNHGEKEQSYSTDHLNMLQEVVDTRFLDRSLVRSYTRSFNGFAAYLTHEEREKLARKEEVVSIFPSRTFRTQTTRSWDFMGFPEKVHRNPTVESDTIIGVIDTGIWPESESFSDKGFSHPPRKWKGACKGGENFTCNNKIIGARFYAPPLMVPSYKTTRDIEGHGSHTASIAAGNYVKGTSFYGFADGTARGGVPSARIAAYKVCYPDLGCASEDILAAFDDAIADGVDIITVSLGGTQPVGLEDDVVAIGSLHAFQKGILVVQSAGNGGSQSKVSSTVPWIFTAAASTTDRGIITKVVLGNGTIITGKSVNPFDLKGHKFPLAYGDEVASSQCVGESVQICRIDCLDRNEVKGKVVLCSEYSGMQEVNRAGAVGSVVQSQKFPDIASVVPFPASGLSIPRFSDLLRYFNATKNHTLDILKSEVVKNLDAPSVASFSSRGPSVLFPNILKPDVTAPGVEIIAAYSPVSSPSVYPEDKRSVKYNILSGTSMSCPHVTGAAAYVRSFHPDWSPSAIKSALMTTAWRMNAKKDPMAELSYGTGHIDPVKAANPGLIYEILTDDYVKFLCGSGYDESTLSKIFGVRVQCPGKNSTTGDLNYPAMAFKVTASGSKKTTPFTAKFNRTVTNKGSANSTYKAIISKRSYYNITVNPSILKFSALNQKQSFSVSISGKIRDKTVLSASLEWSDGVHNVRSPIVVYTDNI